GCGCCACTGAACCAGAAGTATGTGACCGATTGTCGCAGGTGTGGGCGGCACTGTATCGGCGTGCGCGGCCAACTGGCGGCGCAGCATGATACCGAAAAAGGCGGGCGCGAAACCCACAATAAAAGGGATTCGCCAGCCCCAGGCCATCAGCGTCGCTGGAGTTATCAGATAGGCAAGCGCCGCACCCAAGCCCGAACCCAACATCCCGCCCGCTAGACTGCCGAGCAGGCCGAAGGAGCCCATCAACCCGCGCCGGCCGCCGCTGGAGCGTTCCACCAGGAACACGATCGAAGTGGTGTATTCGCCGCCCGCCGACAGTCCTTGGGTCAGTCGCAATCCCAGCATTGTCAACGGCGCGGCCAAGCCAATGGTGGCGTAGCCGGGCAGCAGGCCGGTGGCGCAAGTCGGCAGCGCCATCGCCAGAATCGACAGGGTCAGCGCGCGTTCCCGGCTGTAGCGGTCACCGATATAGCCGAACAGCACCGCGCCTAACGGGCGAGTAACGAAGCCCAGGCTGAAGACGGCGAAGGCAGCTATCAAGGAGGTCGTGGGATTGCGGCTGGGAAAGAAATAATGGCCGATCATCGGCGCGAAGTAGCCGTAGAGCGAGAAGTCGTACCATTCCAGAACGTTGCCGATAAGACCCGCGGCAATCAGCCGCCCCGACGAAATCGCGGGGTGGGAAGCGGTGTGCTTGAGACTTTTCAGCGGCGACGCAACGGCCATCTCGTGCGCGCCGCCAACGGTCGCGGGCAAGCCTGTAGAACGCTTATGGCGCGCGCGTGAATCGACGCTCTCACGCCTTAGCTCAGCCGGCGAGCTCGCCCTTGGCCTGGTCTAGGTAGCACCAGTCCCAGCTCTGTCCAGGCATTATCGAGCGCATCACCGGATGCTGGGTTTCCTTGAAATGGCGGGTGGCATGCTTGCCAGGGGAGGAATCACAGCAACCTACATGGCCGCATTGGCATTCGCGCAGGGCGACCCACGTGGTCCCTTCCTTGAGACAATCTTCGCAGGCGTCGGGGGTATTGGGGACGGCGAAACTGGACGCCGTCAAACCTTGTAAATGTTCACAAACAGCCGCCATTTTTCTCATCCTCCTGTAAGGGCTGCGGAATCCGTCACATCGCTCCCCGTATCCCAAATCCAGGCTTTCGCGCGAGCACGCCGCGAAGACGTGCTGCCAAGGAGGTTTTCACTTGTCAACTTTATCGTCGCGCTGCGCCGGATTACAACCAAATAGGCAAGTGGTTGGTCGGTCGAGGT
This region of Candidatus Binataceae bacterium genomic DNA includes:
- a CDS encoding MFS transporter — translated: MAVASPLKSLKHTASHPAISSGRLIAAGLIGNVLEWYDFSLYGYFAPMIGHYFFPSRNPTTSLIAAFAVFSLGFVTRPLGAVLFGYIGDRYSRERALTLSILAMALPTCATGLLPGYATIGLAAPLTMLGLRLTQGLSAGGEYTTSIVFLVERSSGGRRGLMGSFGLLGSLAGGMLGSGLGAALAYLITPATLMAWGWRIPFIVGFAPAFFGIMLRRQLAAHADTVPPTPATIGHILLVQWRCVLGVFGLELLEAVGFYTVFIYLATYLTKVVGLQERQVFTINTLCLGSALLVIPLSGWLSDRVGRRPLLLLAASAAALFSWPLFILMRRGSFACALMGQLGLAIIVALYEGGAPAAVTEAFPTAV
- a CDS encoding UBP-type zinc finger domain-containing protein, which produces MAAVCEHLQGLTASSFAVPNTPDACEDCLKEGTTWVALRECQCGHVGCCDSSPGKHATRHFKETQHPVMRSIMPGQSWDWCYLDQAKGELAG